From the Oscillatoria sp. FACHB-1407 genome, one window contains:
- a CDS encoding AraC family transcriptional regulator gives MPQEQVLQVDFVQKSSVNNILPKPPLSSSHHLGWNGILVQHHYQPAWELSEYITSKHLVSIHHSTHTLESERVLDGKRKCEQIQKGDIALVPADIPHQKLWQSDCEFTLLLLDPIYIAHIAHETVDGDRVHLLPHFAEADPLIYQIGTALKSALTSEQPSTHLYIDSLSTALAAHLIMHYSTTKLKISMIDNGLPKQTLEKVIDYIYTHLGQEVTLSQLANLTGMSQYYFCRLFKQSTGLSPHQYLIQKRVEQAKQLLIERKSPIADIALQCGFTNQSHLNRHFKRIVGVTPLTFQRQ, from the coding sequence ATGCCCCAAGAGCAAGTACTACAGGTTGATTTTGTCCAAAAGAGTTCTGTGAATAATATTCTACCTAAACCTCCCTTGTCCTCCAGTCACCATTTAGGATGGAATGGCATTTTGGTTCAACATCATTACCAACCCGCTTGGGAACTATCCGAGTATATTACTTCAAAACATTTAGTATCGATTCATCACAGTACTCATACACTAGAATCAGAACGAGTATTGGATGGGAAAAGAAAATGTGAGCAAATTCAAAAGGGGGACATTGCTTTAGTTCCAGCAGATATACCTCATCAGAAGCTGTGGCAAAGTGATTGTGAGTTTACATTACTGCTACTCGACCCGATTTATATTGCTCACATTGCTCATGAAACCGTTGATGGCGATCGTGTTCATCTTTTGCCACACTTTGCTGAGGCAGATCCATTAATTTATCAAATTGGAACAGCACTGAAATCAGCATTAACCTCAGAGCAACCATCCACTCATCTCTACATCGATTCATTGTCCACTGCGCTAGCAGCGCATTTAATCATGCACTATTCTACAACTAAGCTAAAGATTTCAATGATCGATAATGGTTTGCCTAAACAGACCTTAGAGAAAGTAATTGATTACATTTACACTCATCTAGGGCAGGAGGTTACACTTTCCCAATTGGCTAATTTGACTGGAATGAGCCAGTACTACTTTTGTCGATTGTTCAAGCAATCAACAGGATTGTCACCTCATCAATATTTGATTCAGAAACGGGTTGAGCAAGCAAAGCAGCTATTGATAGAACGCAAATCTCCTATTGCTGATATTGCCCTTCAGTGTGGATTTACCAACCAAAGCCATCTTAATCGCCACTTTAAACGTATTGTTGGAGTGACTCCTTTAACATTTCAAAGGCAATAA
- a CDS encoding iron uptake porin codes for MSNMKLMRTRGMILRSLVAVSIVGWEISFDSSSAWSSEFKSSLYALDGQSTSVSPSPTPDSLNLEPDAAIFLSDMDDDAIDTTTEITSVLELSDVQPGDWAFQALQSLIARYDCIAGDLNAAYRGEQVLTRYEFAAGLNRCLIRMNELMTVRMANLTMQEDLAILQRLTEEFTTELTAIRSQVDTLETQTAELEANQLSTTTQLTGEVIFAATGILGDEIATSEGRDESLNETVIFSNRVRLFLNTSFAGEDLLRVQLQSGNTPNLDGATGTNMARLSFDANNENQLRVNQLYYRFPIGESAKVTVIANGNLFDVADTLNPLLGSDSKGSPFLFGLRSPIYRENIGGTGAGLSYDLSPNINLSLVYLATEASETSAGLFSGPFSMLGQLTWRPNDDIDIGLVYSRSYNGIEINAGSANANTPFDNASQSIIANSYGLVANIRVTPEVSLGGWAGFVQATATDLPDNPTADISYYAVTLAFPNLGEEGNLGGIVFGQPPKLIRNEFGRDDADTTFNIEVFYRFRMNDHISITPGFLVITNPEHNRDNSTIYVGTIRTTFSF; via the coding sequence ATGAGCAATATGAAGTTGATGAGAACAAGAGGGATGATCTTGCGTTCTTTGGTAGCAGTTTCCATCGTAGGGTGGGAAATCAGTTTCGATTCATCGAGTGCTTGGTCCAGTGAATTCAAATCATCTCTCTATGCTTTAGACGGTCAATCCACTTCAGTGTCACCAAGCCCGACTCCAGACTCTCTTAATTTGGAACCAGACGCTGCAATTTTCTTAAGTGATATGGATGATGATGCAATCGATACAACAACAGAAATTACTTCTGTTTTAGAACTATCAGATGTGCAACCAGGTGATTGGGCATTTCAAGCACTTCAATCATTGATTGCAAGATATGATTGCATTGCAGGCGATCTAAATGCCGCTTATCGTGGAGAACAAGTACTAACGCGATATGAATTTGCAGCAGGTCTCAATCGCTGTCTCATTCGAATGAATGAACTTATGACTGTGAGAATGGCTAATCTCACTATGCAAGAAGATCTGGCAATACTACAACGCCTCACTGAAGAATTTACAACTGAATTGACTGCAATACGAAGTCAAGTTGATACTCTAGAAACCCAAACAGCAGAATTAGAAGCCAATCAGTTATCTACTACAACACAGTTAACAGGAGAGGTGATTTTTGCAGCTACTGGGATCCTTGGAGATGAAATCGCAACGTCAGAAGGCAGAGATGAATCGCTGAATGAAACAGTAATCTTCAGTAATCGTGTACGTTTATTCCTTAACACTAGCTTTGCGGGAGAAGATCTACTGCGGGTGCAGTTACAGTCGGGAAACACCCCAAACCTCGATGGGGCGACAGGAACCAACATGGCTCGTTTAAGCTTTGATGCCAATAATGAGAATCAACTTAGAGTGAATCAACTCTACTACCGCTTCCCCATTGGAGAATCGGCTAAGGTGACTGTGATTGCCAACGGTAATCTTTTCGATGTCGCTGATACGCTTAATCCTCTGTTGGGTAGCGATAGCAAAGGATCACCATTTCTTTTTGGTCTTCGTAGTCCAATTTATCGTGAAAACATTGGCGGAACTGGAGCAGGACTCAGCTACGATCTCAGTCCTAACATCAACTTGTCTTTAGTATATTTAGCAACAGAGGCAAGTGAAACTTCAGCAGGACTATTCAGTGGTCCCTTTTCTATGCTGGGGCAACTCACTTGGCGGCCCAATGATGATATCGATATAGGACTGGTCTATTCGCGATCGTACAACGGAATTGAGATTAACGCAGGTAGTGCCAATGCTAATACACCGTTTGATAATGCTAGCCAAAGCATTATAGCCAACTCTTATGGACTGGTCGCTAACATTCGTGTCACCCCTGAGGTTTCACTAGGAGGTTGGGCTGGCTTTGTGCAAGCTACTGCTACTGATCTACCAGATAATCCAACGGCTGATATTTCCTATTATGCGGTGACTCTTGCGTTTCCAAATTTAGGTGAGGAAGGAAATTTGGGAGGAATCGTCTTCGGTCAGCCGCCAAAACTAATCCGAAATGAATTTGGACGAGATGATGCAGACACCACTTTCAATATAGAAGTCTTCTACCGATTTCGGATGAATGATCACATTTCAATTACGCCAGGATTTCTCGTCATCACAAATCCTGAACACAATCGTGACAACAGTACGATTTATGTTGGCACAATTCGCACAACTTTCTCATTTTGA